GCCACGTTCACCGCGCCCGCCACCGGCCGGGCCATCAGCCCTGGCGCGGTCGTCGCGGTCACGACGTACCCCACGTACCAGCCGAAGAACCCGATGAACGCCGGCACGACAAACCGTCGGTACCGACTGCGCACCTCCTGGAACGCCGCGCTGCGCTGCACCTGGAGATACACCTCCGCAGCCGCGTCCTCGCGCTCCGTACGCCCGGTCTCGGCGACGGACCGCGGGACCGCCGCGCCGACGTCGCTCAACTCCCCCCAACCTGACGCGAGTGCGTCGTACCAGGGGTCGTCGTACCTCACGGCTGTGGGCGTCTCGGAGAGAGCCGGGTCGAACCCGTCGTGGCTTTCGGTCGCACTTTCGGGATCACCCCCGCCGCCGCGGGGACGACCGTTGCTTGACTGCATGCCCCAGGATGGACAGAACGGGAAGATCCCCGACTCTTCTTCCCCTCACGCTTCACCCCATCAGGTGATTCAACCCGCGGGAGGCCGCACAAGTCCCTTCGCATAGGCGTAACGCACCGCCTGTGCCCGGTCCTTGAGACCGGTCTTGGAGAACATGTTGTTGATGTGGGTCTTCACGGTCGCCGTGGAGACATGCAGCCTGCGGGCGATCTCCTGGTTGCTGAGGCCCTCGGCGATCAGAAGCAGCACCTCCGTCTCCCGCCCGGTGAGCCCGTCCGGGGGCTCCGCGGGCTCGGCCGCCCGGGGTTCGGGTTCCGACAGCCGCTCCAGGAGACGCCGTTGGATGCTTGGCGACAGGCCCGCGTCCCCGGACAGCACACTGTGCACCGCCCGCACGATCTCGTCGCCGCCCGCGTCCTTGGTGAGATAGCCGCGCGCTCCCGCCTTCAGGGCCGGGAACAGCGACTCGTCGTCCCCGAACGTCGTGAGCACCACCACCTGCGTCCCGGGGTGCTCGGTGCGGATCCGCCGGGTCGCCTCCACGCCGTCGCAGCGGGGCATGCGCAGGTCCATCAGCACCGCGTCCGGTGCGAGTTCGGCGACGAGCCGCACCGCCTCGTCCCCGTCTCCGGCGGCTCCGACGACCTCGACCCCCGGCAGCAGCCCGAGCAGCATCACGATGCCCTCCCGGACGACGGTCTGATCGTCCGCGACCACCACCCGAGCGACCTTGCCGCCGAGCTCCTCCGTCATACGGGCACCTTCAG
This DNA window, taken from Streptomyces sp. NBC_00663, encodes the following:
- a CDS encoding DUF485 domain-containing protein, whose amino-acid sequence is MQSSNGRPRGGGGDPESATESHDGFDPALSETPTAVRYDDPWYDALASGWGELSDVGAAVPRSVAETGRTEREDAAAEVYLQVQRSAAFQEVRSRYRRFVVPAFIGFFGWYVGYVVTATTAPGLMARPVAGAVNVAMVAGLGQFLTTFLLTWAYARHARLRRDRAALELRWDTQELTRGIRGGVS
- a CDS encoding response regulator transcription factor — encoded protein: MTEELGGKVARVVVADDQTVVREGIVMLLGLLPGVEVVGAAGDGDEAVRLVAELAPDAVLMDLRMPRCDGVEATRRIRTEHPGTQVVVLTTFGDDESLFPALKAGARGYLTKDAGGDEIVRAVHSVLSGDAGLSPSIQRRLLERLSEPEPRAAEPAEPPDGLTGRETEVLLLIAEGLSNQEIARRLHVSTATVKTHINNMFSKTGLKDRAQAVRYAYAKGLVRPPAG